In Streptomyces asoensis, a single genomic region encodes these proteins:
- a CDS encoding type B 50S ribosomal protein L31, translating into MQQDKQPDYHAVVFRDRTAGYAFLTRSTATSDRTIEWDDGETYPVVDVEISSESHPFYTGKSRTVDAEGRVARFERRYGDGGAMT; encoded by the coding sequence ATGCAGCAGGACAAGCAGCCCGACTACCACGCGGTCGTCTTCCGCGACCGGACCGCCGGATACGCGTTCCTGACCCGGTCCACCGCGACCAGCGACCGGACCATCGAGTGGGACGACGGGGAGACCTACCCGGTGGTGGACGTGGAGATCTCCTCCGAGAGCCACCCCTTCTACACCGGAAAGTCGCGGACCGTGGACGCGGAGGGCCGGGTGGCCCGCTTCGAGCGGCGCTACGGCGACGGCGGGGCGATGACCTGA
- a CDS encoding ABC transporter ATP-binding protein, producing the protein MIGVAPPAYDPAAPTTANTLPVGAPSTVRDYVAELLRRHRRAFVLLLLVNTVATVASMVGPWLLGDLVERLSDGVRELHLGLVATLFVLALVVQAAFVREVRLRGAMLGERMLADLREDFLVRSVRLPPGVLERAGTGDLLSRITTDIDRLANAMREAVPQLTIGVMWALLLLGGLVVTAPPLAPAVLVAVPLLVVGCRWYFRRAPAGYRSEAAGYAAVAAALAETVDAGRTVEAHRLGDRRVAISEQRIRQWTAWERYTLWLRSVLFPVINLVHVTVLGSVLMLGGAFVLQGWIDVGQLTTGALLAQMLVDPVNLILRWYDELQVAQVSLARLVGVRDIEPDGGDTRLVPDGRDVHADRVHFGYRKGVDVLREVTLEVSPGTRLALVGPSGAGKSTLGRLLAGIYAPRDGRITLGGAELSRMTAERVRSHVALVNQEHHVFVGSLRDNLRLALPHARLRPSDGTPTGGADAAASEDAELWAALGAVDADGWARALDDGLDTEVGSGGVALTPAQAQQIALARLVLADPHTLVLDEATSLLDPRAARHLERSLARVLDGRTVVAIAHRLHTAHDADVIAVVENGRISELGSHTELVAADGAYAALWRSWHG; encoded by the coding sequence ATGATCGGCGTGGCGCCGCCCGCGTACGACCCGGCGGCACCGACGACGGCGAACACGCTGCCCGTCGGCGCCCCCTCGACCGTCCGCGACTACGTGGCCGAACTCCTGCGCCGGCATCGCCGCGCCTTCGTGCTCCTGCTGCTGGTGAACACGGTCGCCACCGTCGCCTCGATGGTGGGCCCGTGGCTCCTCGGCGACCTCGTGGAGCGGTTGTCGGACGGTGTGCGCGAGCTCCACCTCGGGCTCGTCGCCACGCTGTTCGTACTCGCCCTGGTCGTCCAGGCGGCCTTCGTACGGGAGGTGCGGCTGCGCGGCGCGATGCTCGGCGAGCGGATGCTCGCGGACCTGCGCGAGGACTTCCTCGTGCGCTCGGTGCGACTGCCACCGGGCGTGCTGGAGCGTGCCGGGACCGGCGACCTGCTCTCCCGGATCACGACGGACATCGACCGGCTGGCCAACGCGATGCGCGAGGCCGTGCCCCAGCTGACCATCGGCGTGATGTGGGCTCTGCTGCTGCTCGGCGGGCTGGTCGTCACCGCGCCGCCGCTGGCGCCGGCCGTCCTGGTCGCCGTGCCGCTGCTGGTGGTGGGGTGCCGCTGGTACTTCAGGCGGGCGCCGGCCGGCTACCGCTCCGAGGCCGCCGGCTACGCGGCCGTGGCCGCCGCCCTGGCCGAGACCGTGGACGCCGGCCGCACCGTCGAGGCGCACCGGCTCGGCGACCGCCGCGTCGCGATCTCCGAGCAGCGCATCCGGCAGTGGACTGCTTGGGAACGCTACACATTGTGGCTTCGGTCGGTGCTGTTCCCCGTCATCAACCTGGTGCACGTCACGGTCCTCGGCTCGGTCCTCATGCTCGGCGGGGCGTTCGTCCTCCAGGGCTGGATCGACGTCGGTCAGCTGACGACGGGCGCGCTGCTGGCGCAGATGCTCGTCGACCCGGTGAACCTGATCCTGCGCTGGTACGACGAGCTCCAGGTGGCCCAGGTGTCGCTGGCCCGCCTCGTCGGAGTGCGTGACATCGAGCCCGACGGCGGGGACACCCGGCTGGTGCCGGACGGACGCGACGTGCACGCCGACCGTGTCCACTTCGGCTACCGCAAGGGCGTCGACGTGCTGCGCGAGGTGACGCTGGAGGTGTCCCCCGGTACCCGCCTGGCCCTGGTCGGCCCGTCGGGGGCCGGCAAGTCCACCCTGGGCCGGCTGCTCGCCGGTATCTACGCGCCCCGCGACGGCCGGATCACGCTCGGCGGGGCCGAGCTGTCGCGGATGACCGCCGAACGGGTCCGCTCCCATGTGGCGCTCGTCAACCAGGAGCACCACGTCTTCGTCGGTTCGCTGCGCGACAACCTCCGGCTCGCCCTCCCTCACGCCCGGCTCCGTCCGAGCGACGGGACGCCGACGGGCGGTGCGGACGCGGCGGCCTCCGAGGACGCGGAGCTGTGGGCGGCGCTCGGCGCGGTCGACGCGGACGGCTGGGCACGGGCCCTGGACGACGGACTCGACACCGAGGTCGGTTCCGGCGGGGTGGCCCTGACCCCGGCGCAGGCCCAGCAGATCGCGCTGGCCCGGCTGGTCCTGGCCGATCCCCACACCCTGGTGCTGGACGAGGCGACCTCGCTGCTCGACCCGCGTGCGGCCCGGCACCTGGAGCGGTCCCTGGCCCGTGTCCTGGACGGCCGTACCGTCGTCGCCATCGCCCACCGATTGCACACGGCCCACGACGCCGATGTCATCGCCGTCGTCGAGAACGGTCGCATCAGCGAGCTGGGCAGCCACACCGAGCTGGTCGCGGCGGACGGCGCGTACGCGGCACTCTGGCGGTCGTGGCACGGCTGA
- a CDS encoding DUF5709 domain-containing protein has product MNSADGWGDDVYQPDSSDIQDDAGLLDAEDTLENDGVDDPLDRGWSPPDRPWAVEHTGVTAAERREGESLEQRLAEEMPELDAPDGDGLGDCDGTDGELLDNEVGAARSGRLVAPDEGVHEDEESALIATDVGIDGAAASAEEAAMHIVDEDALSG; this is encoded by the coding sequence GTGAACAGTGCCGACGGATGGGGGGACGACGTCTACCAGCCCGACTCCTCCGACATCCAGGACGACGCCGGACTGCTCGACGCCGAGGACACGCTGGAGAACGACGGCGTCGACGATCCTCTCGACCGCGGCTGGTCCCCGCCGGACCGCCCGTGGGCTGTCGAGCACACCGGTGTGACCGCCGCCGAGCGCCGGGAGGGCGAGAGCCTGGAGCAGCGGCTCGCGGAGGAGATGCCGGAGCTCGACGCTCCGGACGGCGACGGCCTCGGCGATTGCGACGGCACCGACGGGGAACTCCTCGACAACGAAGTCGGCGCCGCGCGTTCCGGCCGGCTCGTGGCACCGGACGAGGGGGTCCACGAGGACGAGGAGAGCGCGCTGATCGCCACGGACGTGGGTATCGACGGCGCGGCGGCCTCCGCCGAGGAGGCCGCGATGCACATCGTCGACGAGGACGCCCTGTCCGGTTGA